A stretch of Janibacter endophyticus DNA encodes these proteins:
- a CDS encoding LuxR family transcriptional regulator, with protein MHITSLTTTATEQLDAARAASSGLAARTIFGGHEHSLRQTLIALVADSELAEHESPGEATLQVVLGRVRLAAGEDGVDLGTGDHATIPDTRHSLLALEDAVVLLTVSKRDVPAG; from the coding sequence ATGCACATCACGAGCCTGACGACCACCGCGACCGAGCAGCTCGACGCAGCCCGTGCGGCGAGCAGCGGACTCGCCGCCCGCACGATCTTCGGCGGGCACGAGCACTCCCTGCGCCAGACCCTCATCGCGCTCGTCGCGGACAGCGAGCTCGCCGAGCACGAGAGCCCCGGCGAGGCCACCCTCCAGGTGGTCCTCGGACGGGTGCGCCTCGCCGCCGGCGAGGACGGTGTCGACCTCGGGACCGGCGACCACGCCACGATCCCCGACACGCGGCACTCTCTCCTCGCCCTCGAGGACGCGGTCGTCCTGCTCACGGTCTCCAAGCGGGACGTGCCCGCCGGCTGA
- the msrB gene encoding peptide-methionine (R)-S-oxide reductase MsrB: MEPTGREYDVTKTDEQWRAELTPDEYSVLRQAGTERPFVGEYTDTTTEGVYACRACGAELFTSETKFDSHCGWPSFFSPLAEDRVEYLEDNSLPGRPRVEVRCGSCGSHLGHVFEGEGYNTPTDQRYCINSIAMTLRPKSEG; encoded by the coding sequence ATGGAGCCCACCGGCCGCGAGTACGACGTCACCAAGACCGACGAGCAGTGGCGGGCCGAGCTGACCCCCGACGAGTACTCCGTGCTGCGCCAGGCCGGCACCGAGCGCCCCTTCGTCGGCGAGTACACCGACACCACGACCGAAGGGGTCTACGCGTGCCGCGCGTGCGGCGCCGAGCTCTTCACCTCGGAGACGAAGTTCGACAGCCACTGCGGGTGGCCGTCCTTCTTCTCCCCGCTGGCCGAGGACCGGGTCGAGTACCTCGAGGACAACTCCCTCCCGGGTCGCCCGCGCGTCGAGGTCCGCTGCGGCTCGTGCGGCAGCCACCTCGGGCACGTCTTCGAGGGCGAGGGCTACAACACCCCCACCGACCAGCGCTACTGCATCAACTCCATCGCGATGACTCTGCGGCCCAAGAGCGAGGGCTGA
- the ligD gene encoding non-homologous end-joining DNA ligase, whose product MSAATTLEVPGPDGETRQVRLSSPDKVMWPEGEHGPAITKRELADYVIAVGDRLVGDALEDRPVTLQRFRDGIEGQEFYSKNPPKGLPDWVRTTMCTYPSGRSHPQLVVDEVATALWCVQMSTITWHPWPVRTGDNDRPDELRIDLDPQPGRAFADVVEAARGLREVMTQIGLTPFVKTSGNRGVHVYARIEPTHEFLDVRHGVIGIARALERRMPDLVTTAWWKEERGERIFVDYNQANRDRTIASAWSPRPIAGAPVSTPITWDELDSVDPRSLTIRTVVERVQDDPWAGIDEAKGDVAAAIALWDKDVEERGLGELSFPPDHPKMPGEPPRVQPSKKVASHWDAEGNRVEE is encoded by the coding sequence ATGAGCGCTGCGACGACCCTCGAGGTCCCCGGCCCCGACGGCGAGACCCGGCAGGTCCGGCTCTCCAGCCCGGACAAGGTCATGTGGCCCGAGGGCGAGCACGGCCCGGCGATCACCAAGCGCGAGCTCGCCGACTACGTCATCGCCGTCGGTGACCGGCTCGTCGGCGACGCGCTGGAGGACCGCCCGGTCACCCTCCAGCGCTTCCGGGACGGGATCGAGGGGCAGGAGTTCTACAGCAAGAACCCGCCCAAGGGCCTGCCCGACTGGGTGCGCACGACGATGTGCACCTACCCGAGCGGCCGCTCCCACCCGCAGCTCGTCGTCGACGAGGTGGCCACCGCGCTGTGGTGCGTCCAGATGTCGACGATCACCTGGCACCCGTGGCCGGTCCGCACGGGCGACAACGACCGCCCGGACGAGCTGCGGATCGACCTCGACCCCCAGCCCGGGCGGGCCTTCGCCGACGTCGTCGAGGCGGCCCGAGGGCTGCGCGAGGTGATGACGCAGATCGGGCTCACCCCCTTCGTCAAGACCTCGGGCAACCGAGGGGTCCACGTCTACGCGCGGATCGAGCCGACCCACGAGTTCCTCGACGTCCGGCACGGTGTCATCGGCATCGCCCGCGCGCTCGAGCGGCGCATGCCCGACCTCGTGACGACGGCGTGGTGGAAGGAGGAGCGCGGCGAGCGGATCTTCGTCGACTACAACCAGGCCAACCGGGACCGCACCATCGCCTCCGCCTGGAGCCCCCGACCGATCGCCGGCGCGCCGGTCTCCACACCGATCACGTGGGACGAGCTCGACTCCGTCGACCCGCGGAGCCTGACCATCCGAACGGTCGTGGAGCGCGTCCAGGACGACCCGTGGGCGGGTATCGACGAGGCGAAGGGGGACGTCGCCGCCGCGATCGCGTTGTGGGACAAGGACGTCGAGGAGCGCGGGCTCGGCGAGCTGAGCTTTCCGCCCGACCACCCGAAGATGCCCGGAGAGCCGCCGCGCGTGCAGCCCTCGAAGAAGGTCGCCTCCCACTGGGACGCCGAGGGCAACCGCGTCGAGGAGTGA
- the hemQ gene encoding hydrogen peroxide-dependent heme synthase has product MSTRPVPAKPSREELEAINSSVHYAMFSVFAATSPLGEDREAMGAEVEALFEELRASGVRIRGTYDVAGLRADADLMIWWHADTIEQLQEAYHRFLRTGFGGHLEPVWSVAALHRQAEFNRSHIPAFMAGEEPRDYLCVYPFVRSYDWYVIDDKERRAMLSEHGQMARDYPDVRANTISAFALGDYEWVLAFEADELHRIVDLMRDLRASKARLHVREEIPFYTGPRVEVGEIITRLR; this is encoded by the coding sequence ATGAGCACCCGTCCTGTCCCCGCCAAGCCGTCGCGTGAGGAGCTCGAGGCGATCAACTCCTCGGTGCACTACGCGATGTTCTCCGTCTTCGCCGCGACCTCGCCGCTCGGGGAGGACCGCGAGGCGATGGGCGCCGAGGTCGAGGCGCTCTTCGAGGAGCTGCGCGCGAGCGGGGTCCGGATCCGCGGCACCTACGACGTCGCCGGCCTGCGGGCGGACGCCGACCTCATGATCTGGTGGCACGCCGACACCATCGAGCAGCTCCAGGAGGCCTACCACCGCTTCCTGCGGACCGGCTTCGGCGGCCACCTCGAGCCGGTCTGGTCGGTTGCGGCGCTGCACCGCCAGGCCGAGTTCAACCGCAGCCACATCCCGGCCTTCATGGCAGGGGAGGAGCCGCGCGACTACCTGTGCGTCTACCCCTTCGTCCGGTCCTACGACTGGTACGTCATCGACGACAAGGAGCGCCGCGCCATGCTCTCCGAGCACGGCCAGATGGCGCGCGACTACCCCGACGTGCGGGCCAACACGATCAGCGCCTTCGCCCTCGGTGACTACGAGTGGGTCCTCGCCTTCGAGGCCGACGAGCTGCACCGCATCGTCGACCTCATGCGTGATCTGAGGGCCTCCAAGGCACGGCTGCACGTCCGTGAGGAGATCCCCTTCTACACCGGCCCGCGAGTCGAGGTCGGCGAGATCATCACCCGCCTGCGCTGA
- a CDS encoding alpha/beta hydrolase family protein — translation MSPSTTTRRAATYGGAAVGGALVGAGSVWLGAASYFARRVLTPEPYRPDDVMIRVLHTDSVTLDATPDTILPGRYGLWIDGDRGHVRIGDVLEHDHRLHRVRRRLVNVDWGTARPGPARLNGYYYARDPYQDLGLHHEDVLVHSEVGAMPAWVVPSEGGDRSRWAVLVHGRGARRYETLRGIPALHAAGLNVLVPSYRNDGEAPAGPDGRYNLGLSEWRDVEAAMRLAIARGAEEIVLVGWSMGGAIVLQVLDRSVLAPVVSRAVLDGPVVDWASVIAHHARLHSIPAPVGHLGRVLMGKRWARRLVGVHEAVDVARTDWVRRADELHHPLLIIHSRDDGFVPVGPSERLAQARPDLVTFEPWSLAGHCKEWNVDPLRWDRVVVDFVR, via the coding sequence GTGAGCCCGAGCACGACGACGAGACGCGCCGCGACCTACGGCGGTGCCGCCGTCGGCGGCGCTCTCGTCGGTGCGGGGTCGGTCTGGCTGGGCGCCGCGAGCTACTTCGCCCGGCGCGTGCTCACCCCCGAGCCCTACCGTCCCGACGACGTGATGATCCGGGTCCTGCACACCGACTCGGTGACCCTGGACGCGACGCCGGACACGATCCTGCCGGGCCGCTACGGGCTGTGGATCGACGGGGACCGCGGGCACGTCCGCATCGGCGACGTCCTCGAGCACGACCACCGGCTGCACCGGGTGCGGCGGCGGCTCGTCAACGTCGACTGGGGGACGGCCCGGCCCGGCCCGGCGCGTCTCAACGGCTACTACTACGCCCGCGACCCGTACCAGGACCTGGGGCTGCACCACGAGGACGTCCTGGTGCACAGCGAGGTGGGGGCGATGCCGGCGTGGGTCGTCCCGAGCGAAGGGGGGGACCGGTCGCGTTGGGCGGTCCTGGTCCACGGGCGTGGTGCCCGGCGGTACGAGACGCTGCGGGGCATCCCGGCGTTGCACGCCGCGGGTCTGAACGTCCTCGTCCCGAGCTACCGCAACGACGGGGAGGCGCCGGCTGGTCCGGACGGCCGGTACAACCTTGGGCTCTCGGAGTGGCGTGACGTGGAGGCGGCGATGCGTCTGGCGATCGCCCGGGGCGCCGAGGAGATCGTCCTGGTCGGCTGGTCGATGGGGGGCGCGATCGTCCTGCAGGTCCTCGACCGCTCGGTGCTCGCACCGGTCGTCAGCCGGGCGGTGCTCGACGGCCCGGTCGTCGACTGGGCGTCGGTGATCGCTCATCACGCCCGGCTGCACTCGATCCCGGCACCGGTCGGTCACCTCGGTCGGGTGCTCATGGGCAAGCGGTGGGCGCGGCGGCTCGTCGGGGTGCACGAGGCGGTCGACGTCGCCCGCACCGACTGGGTGCGCCGTGCCGACGAGCTGCACCACCCGCTGCTCATCATCCACTCGCGCGACGACGGGTTCGTGCCCGTCGGACCCAGCGAACGACTGGCGCAGGCGCGCCCCGACCTCGTCACCTTCGAGCCCTGGTCGCTGGCCGGTCACTGCAAGGAGTGGAACGTCGACCCGCTGCGCTGGGACCGGGTGGTCGTCGACTTCGTGCGGTAG
- a CDS encoding endonuclease/exonuclease/phosphatase family protein, which produces MRSSEADRHEQAKAVRGFVDDLLAVDPQAKVVVAGDVNDFEFSDTAELLINTLEGSGANALTDLPRTLPEHMRWTYVYEGNSQVLDHILVSPSLVTREKVNGPWRPGSGGNPVFRYDIVHTNSPFADQDSDHDPQVVHLDLKK; this is translated from the coding sequence GTGCGCTCGAGCGAGGCGGACCGCCACGAGCAGGCGAAGGCCGTCCGCGGCTTCGTCGACGACCTCCTCGCCGTCGACCCGCAGGCCAAGGTCGTCGTCGCCGGCGACGTCAACGACTTCGAGTTCTCCGACACCGCCGAGCTGCTCATCAACACGCTCGAGGGTAGCGGCGCCAACGCGCTGACCGACCTGCCGCGCACGCTCCCCGAGCACATGCGGTGGACCTACGTCTACGAGGGCAACAGCCAGGTGCTCGACCACATCCTCGTGAGCCCCTCGCTCGTGACCCGCGAGAAGGTCAACGGCCCGTGGCGTCCCGGCTCCGGCGGCAACCCCGTCTTCCGGTACGACATCGTCCACACCAACTCCCCCTTCGCCGACCAGGACAGCGACCACGACCCCCAGGTCGTGCACCTCGACCTCAAGAAGTGA
- a CDS encoding polyphosphate kinase 2 family protein encodes MGKKSRSKKKKHDDVVEEAAKQAKKLKKAAKAAEDASATASFTDALRAGEGTQIAGIDPRSTPGFDGDKAAGEGLLAGLAEEVSDLQERLYAESKAGGRRSVLLVIQGMDTSGKGGIMRHVVGAVDPQGVEITAFKAPTAEEKEHPFLWRIRRALPGPGQIGVFDRSHYEDVLVVRVHDLVPRAQWSRRYGQINRFEAGVIDKGTTIIKVMLHISKDEQKARLSERLDRPDKHWKFNPGDLDEREHWEDYQEAYQAVIDQTSTDEAPWFVVPADRKWYARLAVMNLLKEHLEAMDPQWPEADFDVAEQQARLEET; translated from the coding sequence ATGGGCAAGAAGTCGAGGTCGAAGAAGAAGAAGCACGACGACGTCGTCGAGGAGGCCGCCAAGCAGGCCAAGAAGCTGAAGAAGGCGGCGAAGGCGGCCGAGGACGCCTCGGCCACCGCGTCCTTCACCGACGCGCTCCGGGCGGGTGAGGGCACGCAGATCGCCGGCATCGACCCGCGCAGCACGCCGGGCTTCGACGGGGACAAGGCCGCCGGCGAGGGTCTGCTGGCGGGTCTCGCGGAGGAGGTCAGCGACCTGCAGGAGCGGCTCTACGCCGAGTCCAAGGCAGGGGGGCGGCGCTCGGTCCTGCTCGTCATCCAGGGCATGGACACCTCGGGCAAGGGCGGCATCATGCGCCACGTCGTGGGGGCGGTCGACCCGCAGGGCGTGGAGATCACGGCGTTCAAGGCGCCGACGGCGGAGGAGAAGGAGCATCCCTTCCTGTGGCGGATCCGCCGGGCTCTCCCGGGACCGGGGCAGATCGGGGTCTTCGACCGCAGCCACTACGAGGACGTCCTCGTCGTCCGGGTGCACGACCTCGTGCCGAGGGCGCAGTGGTCACGGCGCTACGGCCAGATCAACCGTTTCGAGGCCGGGGTCATCGACAAGGGCACGACGATCATCAAGGTCATGCTCCACATCTCCAAGGACGAGCAGAAGGCGCGCCTGTCCGAGCGGCTCGACCGCCCGGACAAGCACTGGAAGTTCAACCCTGGCGACCTCGACGAGCGCGAGCACTGGGAGGACTACCAGGAGGCCTACCAGGCGGTCATCGACCAGACCTCGACCGACGAGGCACCGTGGTTCGTCGTCCCCGCCGACCGCAAGTGGTACGCGCGGCTCGCCGTGATGAACCTGCTCAAGGAGCACCTCGAGGCGATGGACCCCCAGTGGCCCGAGGCGGACTTCGACGTCGCGGAGCAGCAGGCGCGCCTCGAGGAGACCTGA
- a CDS encoding ATP-dependent DNA ligase: MLAKAVAAVPAADAVAGGYAYEPKWDGFRCIVLKDGDDVEIASRGKKPLTRYFPEVVQACREHLPERIVLDGEIVVRSGEPGAERLSFEALGQRIHPAESRITRLAAETPAEVIFFDLLALGDEDLTSSPFAQRRSRLEEVFDEVTKGAPLHLTRVTRDADEAEDWFARFEGAGLDGVIAKPLDGVYSPGKRAMLKIKHKRTAEAVVTGYRVHKSGQGVGSLLLGLYHDGRLFNVGGIAAFTAARRLELVDELEPLVVRDEEGEVEHAETDRSRFSSSKDVSYVPLRPERVVEVAFDQLEGWRFRHTVQLLRWRPDRDPESCTLDQIERAPDYDLGDVLDG; the protein is encoded by the coding sequence ATGCTCGCCAAGGCGGTCGCCGCCGTCCCCGCCGCCGACGCCGTCGCGGGCGGCTACGCCTACGAGCCGAAGTGGGACGGCTTCCGCTGCATCGTCCTCAAGGACGGTGACGACGTCGAGATCGCCAGCCGCGGCAAGAAGCCGCTCACCCGCTACTTCCCCGAGGTCGTGCAGGCCTGCCGCGAGCACCTGCCCGAGCGCATCGTGCTCGACGGCGAGATCGTCGTGCGCTCCGGCGAGCCCGGCGCGGAGCGGCTGAGCTTCGAGGCGCTCGGTCAGCGCATCCACCCGGCCGAGTCCCGGATCACCCGGCTCGCCGCCGAGACCCCGGCCGAGGTCATCTTCTTCGACCTCCTGGCCCTCGGCGACGAGGACCTGACCTCATCCCCCTTCGCCCAGCGGCGCAGCCGCCTCGAGGAGGTCTTCGACGAGGTGACGAAGGGGGCTCCGCTGCACCTCACCCGGGTGACCCGGGACGCGGACGAGGCGGAGGACTGGTTCGCGCGGTTCGAGGGCGCCGGGCTCGACGGGGTCATCGCCAAGCCGCTCGACGGCGTCTACTCCCCCGGCAAGCGGGCGATGCTCAAGATCAAGCACAAGCGCACCGCCGAGGCCGTCGTCACCGGCTATCGCGTGCACAAGTCCGGTCAGGGCGTCGGCTCGCTGCTCCTCGGGCTCTACCACGACGGTCGTCTCTTCAACGTCGGCGGCATCGCGGCCTTCACCGCTGCGAGGCGCCTCGAGCTCGTCGACGAGCTCGAGCCGCTCGTCGTCCGCGACGAGGAGGGCGAGGTCGAGCACGCCGAGACCGACCGCTCCCGCTTCTCCTCGAGCAAGGACGTCAGCTATGTGCCGCTGCGGCCCGAGCGGGTCGTCGAGGTGGCCTTCGACCAGCTCGAGGGCTGGCGCTTCCGGCACACCGTGCAGCTGCTGCGCTGGCGCCCGGACCGCGACCCCGAGTCGTGCACGCTCGACCAGATCGAGCGCGCCCCCGACTACGACCTCGGCGACGTGCTCGACGGCTGA
- a CDS encoding acyl-CoA dehydrogenase family protein, producing the protein MATHEVFNQAPPFVGHDVYRMDAVLTEAVDRWVPEDHRSATHDELSALGVRAGSAEAAELAERAERNAPRLRTHDRWGHRVDEVDFDPAWHDLMTVAAGAGLTAETWTKGRDVGAHVRRAAGFVTWSQVDAGHICPITMTHAALPALRHSPVLAERYEGPLASREYDFGLRPVSEKAGAIAGMGMTEKQGGSDVRSNTTRALATPGGPLPGETYRLTGHKWFCSAPMSDLFLVLAKTSPEAAPSCFLVPRVLDDGTRNPFAIQRLKDKLGDRSNASSEIELDGTWGSLVGEEGRGVRAIIDMVAATRLDCILGSAAITRAALTRAAHHARHRSAFGKTLVDQPLMRAVLTDLAIESEAATLLGMRLAQAVDAGEVELARLGVAVGKYWVCKRTPTLVAEAMECLGGLGYVEENGLARLYRQAPLNSIWEGSGNVNALDVLRAVAREPASLKALLEEAEAGRGQLSTLDRALDRVLAEGQALAVDPQGAEAGARRLVEGLALTLQGSLMARYAPPEMAEAFVESRLGDGMRLGLGALEPGLTVLAAPAALERC; encoded by the coding sequence ATGGCGACGCACGAGGTCTTCAACCAGGCACCCCCCTTCGTCGGTCACGACGTCTACCGGATGGACGCGGTGCTCACCGAGGCCGTCGACCGCTGGGTGCCCGAGGACCACCGCAGCGCCACCCACGACGAGCTGAGCGCCCTCGGGGTGCGGGCCGGGAGCGCCGAGGCGGCCGAGCTCGCCGAGCGGGCGGAGCGCAACGCCCCCCGGCTGCGGACCCACGACCGGTGGGGCCACCGGGTCGACGAGGTGGACTTCGACCCCGCGTGGCACGACCTCATGACGGTCGCGGCAGGAGCCGGCCTGACGGCCGAGACCTGGACGAAGGGGCGGGACGTGGGCGCCCACGTCCGTCGCGCCGCCGGGTTCGTCACCTGGTCGCAGGTCGACGCCGGGCACATCTGCCCGATCACCATGACCCACGCGGCCCTGCCCGCGCTGCGCCACTCCCCCGTGCTCGCCGAGCGCTACGAGGGCCCGCTGGCCTCCCGCGAGTACGACTTCGGCCTGCGCCCCGTGAGCGAGAAGGCCGGGGCGATCGCCGGCATGGGCATGACCGAGAAGCAGGGCGGCTCCGACGTCCGCTCCAACACCACGCGCGCGCTCGCCACCCCCGGCGGCCCTCTGCCCGGCGAGACCTACCGGCTGACCGGCCACAAGTGGTTCTGCTCCGCCCCGATGAGCGACCTCTTCCTCGTCCTCGCCAAGACCTCCCCCGAGGCGGCCCCGAGCTGCTTCCTCGTCCCCCGGGTCCTCGACGACGGGACACGCAACCCCTTCGCCATCCAGCGGCTCAAGGACAAGCTCGGGGACCGCTCCAACGCCTCCTCCGAGATCGAGCTCGACGGGACGTGGGGCTCGCTCGTCGGCGAGGAGGGCCGCGGGGTCCGCGCGATCATCGACATGGTCGCCGCGACCCGGCTCGACTGCATCCTCGGCTCCGCCGCGATCACCCGCGCCGCGCTGACCCGCGCCGCCCACCACGCCCGGCACCGCAGTGCCTTCGGCAAGACGCTCGTCGACCAGCCGCTCATGCGCGCCGTCCTCACGGACCTCGCGATCGAGTCCGAGGCCGCCACCCTGCTCGGGATGCGCCTGGCCCAGGCCGTCGACGCCGGTGAGGTCGAGCTCGCGCGGCTCGGCGTCGCCGTCGGCAAGTACTGGGTGTGCAAGCGCACCCCGACCCTGGTCGCCGAGGCGATGGAGTGCCTCGGAGGGCTTGGCTACGTCGAGGAGAACGGCCTGGCCCGGCTCTACCGCCAGGCCCCGCTGAACTCGATCTGGGAGGGCTCCGGCAACGTCAACGCCCTCGACGTCCTGCGCGCGGTCGCACGCGAGCCGGCCAGCCTCAAGGCCCTGCTCGAGGAGGCCGAGGCCGGTCGCGGTCAGCTGAGCACGCTCGACCGCGCGCTCGACCGGGTCCTCGCGGAGGGGCAGGCCCTCGCCGTCGACCCGCAGGGCGCCGAGGCGGGCGCCCGGCGGCTCGTCGAGGGGCTCGCGCTGACGCTGCAGGGCTCTCTCATGGCCCGCTACGCGCCGCCGGAGATGGCCGAGGCCTTCGTCGAGTCACGGCTCGGCGACGGGATGCGGCTCGGGCTGGGCGCGCTCGAGCCGGGGCTGACCGTGCTGGCCGCCCCGGCCGCGTTGGAGCGCTGCTAG
- a CDS encoding nuclease → MCEPGTGEPPVDEPETIAQVQGAAHLSPLDGQRVNGVEGVVTAVSRNGFWMQSTTPDDDPATSEGLFVYTRSAPTVAAGQTVSVDGAVDEFRPGGSGGWDNLTTTQVVGATVTVTGTADVPAPVVLGEDRVAPQQVVEAGDPKSVEYAGVDFLPGTEAIDFYESLEGMYVGVRDAEVVGPTKSFGEISVVPGTGVDAIRTEADGVLYSGYDRPNAMRVQVDDVLLPRDSMPPADVRDTLTGLVAGPLDYSFSNYKLLATEVPTVADGGLEREVAPVQHDRELSVAAFNVENLAPSNPQEKFDRLAGQVVTNLRSPDVIAVEEVQDNNGSQDDGTVDSTTTTDTLIAAITAAGGPAYTAYWVNPQDKADGGQPGGNIRNVLLVRSDRDIEVVQRDSGDAHHEAEVVAERQGNRSLPTLTTSPGRIDPTNPAFEDSRKPLVTELRYRGERVFVAAVHFSSKGGDDPLFGR, encoded by the coding sequence GTGTGCGAGCCGGGGACGGGCGAGCCGCCCGTCGACGAGCCCGAGACGATCGCCCAGGTCCAGGGCGCCGCGCACCTCTCGCCGCTCGACGGCCAGCGGGTCAACGGCGTCGAGGGCGTCGTCACGGCCGTGAGCCGCAACGGCTTCTGGATGCAGTCGACGACCCCCGACGACGACCCGGCGACGAGCGAGGGCCTCTTCGTCTACACGCGCTCCGCGCCCACCGTGGCGGCCGGGCAGACCGTGAGCGTCGACGGGGCCGTCGACGAGTTCCGCCCCGGCGGCTCGGGCGGCTGGGACAACCTCACGACGACGCAGGTCGTCGGTGCGACCGTGACGGTCACGGGCACCGCCGACGTCCCCGCCCCGGTCGTGCTCGGTGAGGACCGGGTCGCCCCGCAGCAGGTCGTCGAGGCCGGCGACCCCAAGAGCGTCGAGTACGCCGGCGTCGACTTCCTCCCCGGCACCGAGGCCATCGACTTCTACGAGTCCCTTGAGGGAATGTACGTCGGCGTCCGCGACGCCGAGGTCGTCGGCCCGACGAAGTCCTTCGGCGAGATCTCTGTCGTGCCCGGCACAGGCGTCGACGCGATCCGTACCGAGGCGGACGGGGTGCTCTACTCCGGCTACGACCGGCCCAACGCGATGAGGGTCCAGGTCGACGACGTGCTGCTCCCCCGGGACTCCATGCCGCCGGCCGACGTCCGCGACACCCTGACCGGCCTGGTCGCCGGCCCGCTGGACTACTCCTTCAGCAACTACAAGCTCCTCGCGACCGAGGTCCCGACCGTCGCCGACGGCGGGCTCGAGCGTGAGGTCGCCCCGGTCCAGCACGACCGCGAGCTGAGCGTCGCGGCCTTCAACGTGGAGAACCTCGCGCCGAGCAACCCGCAGGAGAAGTTCGACCGGCTCGCGGGCCAGGTCGTGACCAACCTGCGCTCCCCCGACGTCATCGCCGTCGAGGAGGTCCAGGACAACAACGGCTCGCAGGACGACGGCACCGTCGACTCGACGACCACCACCGACACGCTCATCGCCGCCATCACGGCTGCCGGGGGGCCCGCGTACACCGCCTACTGGGTGAACCCGCAGGACAAGGCCGACGGCGGCCAGCCCGGCGGCAACATCCGCAACGTCCTGCTCGTGCGCAGCGACCGTGACATCGAGGTCGTCCAGCGCGACTCCGGCGACGCCCACCACGAGGCCGAGGTCGTCGCCGAGCGCCAGGGCAACCGGTCGCTGCCCACGCTCACCACCTCACCCGGGCGGATCGACCCGACGAACCCGGCCTTCGAGGACTCGCGCAAGCCGCTCGTCACCGAGCTGCGCTACCGCGGCGAGCGGGTCTTCGTCGCCGCGGTGCACTTCTCCTCCAAGGGCGGCGACGACCCGCTCTTCGGGCGCTGA
- a CDS encoding lamin tail domain-containing protein, with protein sequence MTAVYPASPDTPARPTYGAGATPFATPPGDPVHHRKRVLAALTVAPLGLATALICAPAATAASDTVVIAEAYGGGGNSGAPLRSDFVELANRSQEQVDLTGWSLAYYSANGTSAQTTPLSGTIAAGGRYLVKQADGANAAAPALPEPDATGRVAMSSTGARVVLVGPSGQSVDLLGWGSASTFEGAPAGATSNATSVARRDICVDTDNNAADFVVGAPTPQNSTT encoded by the coding sequence ATGACCGCTGTTTACCCCGCGTCCCCCGACACGCCGGCCCGGCCGACCTACGGTGCGGGGGCCACCCCCTTCGCCACACCCCCGGGAGACCCCGTGCACCACCGCAAGCGTGTCCTCGCAGCCCTGACGGTTGCCCCACTTGGCCTCGCCACCGCCCTAATCTGCGCGCCCGCCGCGACCGCGGCGAGCGACACCGTCGTCATCGCCGAGGCCTACGGCGGCGGAGGCAACTCCGGTGCGCCGCTGCGCAGCGACTTCGTCGAGCTCGCCAACCGGTCTCAGGAGCAGGTCGACCTCACCGGCTGGAGCCTGGCCTACTACTCGGCCAACGGCACGAGCGCGCAGACCACCCCGCTCTCCGGGACGATCGCCGCCGGCGGCCGCTACCTCGTCAAGCAGGCCGACGGTGCGAACGCCGCGGCCCCCGCGCTGCCGGAGCCCGATGCGACCGGACGCGTCGCGATGTCGAGCACGGGCGCCCGCGTCGTGCTCGTCGGCCCGTCGGGCCAGAGCGTCGACCTGCTCGGCTGGGGCTCGGCCTCGACCTTCGAGGGGGCACCGGCGGGAGCCACGAGCAACGCGACCTCCGTCGCCCGGCGCGACATCTGCGTCGACACGGACAACAACGCCGCCGACTTCGTCGTCGGGGCACCGACCCCGCAGAACTCGACGACCTAG